A region from the Micrococcus cohnii genome encodes:
- a CDS encoding helix-turn-helix domain-containing protein yields the protein MPDYPRPTLAEVTAAVPAPLAHLICTRLTWDELAATVAGQPPSTREAIATGWGQLKFAQAMWARDRAQRPAPPPLPEPPAEWLTVKEAADRAGVDVSTARRWAKDEHVEARRVRGTHRINPRSLAEYIEARGGRG from the coding sequence ATGCCCGACTACCCGCGCCCGACCCTGGCCGAGGTGACCGCCGCCGTGCCGGCACCGCTGGCCCACCTGATCTGCACCCGGCTGACCTGGGATGAGCTGGCGGCCACCGTCGCCGGTCAGCCGCCGTCCACCCGTGAGGCCATCGCCACCGGCTGGGGCCAGCTGAAGTTCGCCCAGGCGATGTGGGCGCGCGATCGGGCCCAGCGCCCGGCCCCGCCCCCGCTGCCGGAGCCGCCCGCCGAGTGGCTGACCGTGAAGGAGGCCGCTGACCGGGCGGGCGTCGACGTTTCGACGGCCCGCCGCTGGGCGAAGGACGAGCACGTGGAGGCCCGCCGCGTTCGCGGCACCCATCGCATCAACCCCCGGTCCCTGGCCGAGTACATCGAGGCACGCGGGGGACGCGGCTGA